The genome window TTAGCGGCCCCGAGCTCATGGAGCTCAAGACGTCGTTCCAGAACGTGGTCAACCAGGACAGGCACAACAAGGTGCTGCTCGACCTCGGCGGGGTGTCCTGGATGGACAGCTCGGGCCTCGGTGTGATCGTGTCGGGCCACACCACGATCAGCAGGGCCGGCGGCGAGATAAAGATCCTCAACGCCACCAAGAAGATACACGAGCTCTTCATCATCACGAAGCTCATCACGATCTTCGAGACCTTCCAGGACGAAGCCGAGGCGATCAGAAGCTTCGGAGGCGGTGCCGGGGCTTGAGCCCGATAAGCCTCGCCGTCCCTAGCATCGAGACCTTTCTCGAACCCGTCCAGGTCTTCGTCGAGAAGGTTGGTCTGGCCGCCGGAGTCGAGGAGGACGAACTCACATCCCTCTCCATCGCTGTGCTCGAACTCGTCAAGAACGGGATGGAGCACGGCAACGGGATGAACGCCGACAAGCAGGTCAGGGTCGACTTCGAGGTCCTCCCCGGAAGGCTGCTGGTGAAGGTGTCCGACACCGGATCCTGGAAGCCGGAGTGCGATCTCGGCTACCAGCCCGGCGAGGGGGAGAAGCTCTTCTGCGACAGGGGCCGCGGGATACTGATCGCGCGGAACCTCGCGAGATGGGTCGAATTCGGCCTCGACGAAGAAGGGAACACCAGGGTCACCCTGACCTGGCCCCTCACATAAGTGGAATACCTCCGACTCTGTCTCGCCGCCGAGAGGCGAACATTCCCCGGCGGGCTGGTCGAGTTGCTCAGGAACGACCTCGGAAGGGCGCGGCCGCCTGCCTGGGCCGACGGCGTCGAGCTGGTCGACAGCCCGTCCGATTCCGACGCGGTGCTCCTCGTCTTCAACGGAGATCCTTCCGACGAGATCAGGAGGATCTTCTACGAGGGATTCGCCCTGTCGCTGCCCATGGCGGCCCTGAGCCTAGGCGAACCGGTCTCCGAGGACGCGATCCATGCAAAGCTGCGCTCCTGGAAGACCTTCTGGATCTTCGGAACGCCCGAGGAAGCCCTCCGGATCATCTCCGGCCAGGTTGCGGGATGGCTCTCGAACGTCTCCCGCGACGGGCTCCCCTATCCCTGCGGCGACAGCCTGCTCGAGAGCTTCGGGCACATCGACCGGGGGATGGTCGACACTCCCTCCCTCGACAGGGCCCTCGACGTCCTCAGGCGGCGGGGGTTCGTCTGCCTGAGCGGATCGCTCGGTTCGGGGAAGACCTCCATGGCGAGGCTCCTCCTGTCGATCTCGGCCGGGGAGGGGCTCAACCCGATCGAGCTGATCTCCGCCGACCTCGATGTCAGGAAGGTCGAGAGCATTCTCACGGGCCCGGAGGACTGCGCGGTCTTCTACGATCTGGACACTCTCAGGCGCTTCACGGGCATCTGGTCGGCCTACATCTGGGACGTCGCGCTTTCGCTGATGATCCGGGCCACGGAGCACAGGCGCAGGCTCGTCCTCGCATCGTCCTCCCCGAAGCTCGAGATCCTGTTCGCATCCTACGGCGACGCCCACGTCAACCTGCCCGCGCCTGCCGGGAGCAGGGGCTGGAGGCTCGAACAGGGGCACGACGAGTACGACAGGCTGCTCTCGCTGGATCCCGTCGACGCGGCGGAGCACGTGCTCATCTCGATGTTCGAACCCCTGGTGTCCGAGAACCTCTTCCAGCATACCCTCTTCGACCTCTGGGAGAGGCTCTTCCTGATCCACGCCGGGAGATTCCCCTCACCCGACGAGCTCGCGGCGCGATATGCCGGAAGCGACGCGGCCAGGGGCGTGGCCCCGTTCAGGCGGGTGACGATAGACGGCGAGCACCACTTCGCCACGTCCGACGCGACCCTGATGAATGCTGCCGACGATGCGATCAGGACCATGATCTCCCGCGGAGACCCGCTGGTGCATTCGATCTCCGAGATCCTACTCTCTTCGCGCGAATCGAGGGTCAGGAAGGCCGGTTTCAGCCTCGCGCACTTCCATCCCGTCTTCTCCGCGGACGAGAAGGCGGTCCTGATCCATGCCGCCTCGCGCGAGGAGGACGGGGACAACCTCGTCGACGTTCTCACGGTCCTTCTCAAGGATCCGTCCGCCGTCGACGGGGGGATAGTCAGCCTCTGCGACAGGCTGTCGTCATCCCCCGATCCCGGCAAGAGGAGGAGCCTCGCCGAGGCCGCCTCCATGCAGTGGACGAGAACGGACGTCCGCTTCCGCGACATCCTCGGGCGCCTGGTCTCCGACCCAGAGGCTTCTGTGAGGGCCTCCTTCATGCACGGTATCTCGATCTGGGGGCTCGCCGACGATCCCGGCGGGTACTTCTCGACACTGGTCGGAGATCCGTCGGAGGAGGTCAGGGGGGAGCTGATGGCCTTCATCGGCAGCAGGTTCCCCAGGGTGGGCGCCGACGAGAAGGAAGCCGTCAACGGCGTGCTGTCCTCGGGCAACGGGAGGCTCTCGGCCAGGCTGGCATGGGGTCTGCTGAACAGGGCTCCTGAGGAGTTCTCCGAGGAGTTCACGGATCTCCTGTGGATCCTGCTGGGCAAGCTTCCGTCGGGCGGCAAGGGCATGGTGGCCAGGCAGATCGGCGGAAGGCTCAGGTACTTCGACGGAGATGTCAGGAGGGCCCTGGTCTCGAATCTCGAGGAGAAGGACCAGACCGCCATAGTCACGTGCCTCCTGATGAACCACTCCTGGCTCACCCGCGAGGAGGACGACAGGCTCTGGAACATCGCCAAGAGCCGCATCTCGGGCGACCATCCCTTCGCGTCGCTCATCCTGAGGTACTTCAGGGTGTTCGACCGGGAGCGCCAGATAGACCTCGTGGAGACAGCGCTCGGTTCCGAGGCCTACCAGGGCCGGGAAGCGCTCGGGCAGCTCATGGCCAGGCAGAGGTGGGACCTCGTCGAGATAGCCGCCCTCTCGTGCCGCAAGCTCGTCGGAACGGGTCCGGCCGAGACCAGGGCCCGTCTCGCATGGTTCGTGATCCTGAATCTCGACCCGCTCGGAGCGGACGGGCGCGTTTTCGTGGACGACCTGGCCGCCGACTCCTCGCCCCTGGTGAGGGCTTCCCTCGCCCGTGCCATCCTGAGGCAGGGCCTGGGAGGCGAATATGCCGAGCGCATCCTCGGCGCACTGGCCGGCGACCCGGAGAGGTCCGTCAGGGCCGTGGCCGGAGAGGCCCTGGGCAGGCTCTCGGGCAGGCTCGGGCCGGTGTGTTCCGAAGCGCTGGGGAAGCTCCTGGCCGACGATGACTCCACCGTGAGGGCGAGAGCCGTCAGGGGGGTGGTTGACGCCATCCACCTGCCCCTGGCCGGGATGCTCTCCCGTCTCGCCGATGCGTCCGCCGATCCCTCGCCCGGGGTCAGGCGCGAGGTCGTATCCCTCCTGGAGGAGCACCACCAGCTCCTGTCCGAGCCGGATACCGCCGAGATCGTCTCGGGGCTCCTCAAGGACCCGGACGAGAAGATCCGGATGGAATCGGCCAGGCTCGTGACCTCGAGCCCGGTGCTGCTGGCTTCGGAACCTGTCCGCAGGAGGCTGCCCGACCTGCTCCTGAACAGAGTCTCCTCCGGAGCGACCATCCAGGAGGAGCTGAGCACGGCGCGGGAGATTCAGAAGGACCTGCTCCCCGACCACGCCCCGAGGCTGGAGTCCTACGACGTCGAATCCTTCTACAGCCCCGCGCGCGAGATAGGCGGGGACTACTACGACTTCTTCGAGCTGCCCGAGAACAACCTCGGGCTGGCGGTAGGCGACGTGACGGGGAAGGGCATCCCCGCGGCCCTGACCATGGCCAGCCTGAAGGGCAACCTCAACGCACAGGTCCAGAACGTCTATTCGATCAGCGAGATAATGCGCCGTGTCAACGACTCGATCTCGGCAGGGGCGGAGGGCTCCTCCCTCGCCGGCCTCTTCTACGGCGTGCTGAACCTGGACAGCGGCCTCCTGACCTACGTCAACGCCGGCCACAATCCTCCGGTACTGGTGAAGAGGGAGGGCCAGACGAAGCTGCTCACCGAGGGCGGGCTCCTCCTCGGCGCCGTTCCGGGAGCCGAGTACGAGCACGGCTTCATGAACCTCGAGACTGCCGACGTGCTGATCCTGTACACGGACGGCATCACTGAGGCCATGGACCGGGATGGAGAGGAGTTCGGCCTCTCCCGCCTCGTGGATGTGGCCCTGAGATCGAGGGACCTCTCGAGCAGGCAGATAGTCTCCAGGATCCTGGATGCGGTGAAGAGGCATTCGGCCGGGCAGCCCAGAGCGGACGACCAGACGCTGGTCGTAGTGAGGCACAGATGATCCACAACGTTTTCGTCCTGTCTGATTTCGGATCCAGGGACACCTACTGCGGCCAGATGAAGGCGGCCCTCCTCGGAGCTCTCGGAGGGGAGGCGAACCTCGTCGACCTCACGTGCTGCATCCCGCCGGGCGACATCCGCGGAGGAGCGTTCGACCTCATGGTGAGCCTGCCACGCCTTCCGCGCGGATCGGGCGTGCTGGCCGTGGTCGATCCCGGCGTGGGCACCTCCCGGAGGGCGATCCTCGCCGAGTGCGGGGGATGCGTGACCGCCTGCCCCGACAACGGGCTCCTGAGCTGGGTGGACACCGAGAGGGCCTTCTCCCTGCCGATGCCCGCGCACGCCTGCAGTCCGACCTTCCACGGCAGGGACATCTTCGCACCCGCCCTGGCAAGGGCGCTCTCCGACAGGGGCTGGATGGAATCGCTCGAAGCGGTCGACCCGGCCACGCTGGTGAGGTTCCCGAAGGGCTCGGCCTCGGCCAGGGGAGGCGTGCTCGATGTCCCGATAGCGAGGGTGGACGGTTTCGGCAACTGCATACTCTGGCTGACGTGGGAGGATCTCGGCGGGCGCGAGCCCGTCGCCCTGAGGAATCCGAGGGGCAGCAGCTTCACTCTGAGGCCGGCCGACACCTACGGTCCCGCGCGCCCCGGCCTCCTGCTCCTCGAAGGGAGCTGCGGCCTGCTCGAGGTCGCCCTCAGCGGGGGCAGCGCCTCGTTCTTCACGGGCCTCTCGGAAGGCGACACGGTCGAGGTGAGCTTCCCGGGATGAATCGGGTCGCCCTGCTCCTGCATCTCTACCAGCCTCCCACCCAGGACGCGGAGACCCTCGCCCTGATCGACCGGGAATGCTATGCGCCCCTCGCCCGTGCCCTGGCCGCCACGGGTGCGGGGGTGACGCTCAACATCAACCTGTCCCTGACCAGGCGGCTCTCCGAGAGCGCGCCCGGGACCCTCGAAATCCTGGCGGGCGCCAGGGGATTCGAACTCTGCACATCGGGGGCCTACCACCCCATACTGCCCCTGGTGCCTCCGTCGGAGGCGGAGAGGCAGATCGGGCTCAACACCGAAGGGAACGCCTCCTTCCTGCCGGGCAGGGAGATCCGGGGCGTGTTCCCTCCCGAGATGGCCTGGGATCCGTCCCTCGCCTCCCTCTTCTCCCGCCTGGGGCTGGATTGGACGATCACCGACGACATCCCCTGGGTCCACTCCGGCAGGCAGGCCCCGTTCGACTGGATACCCTCGGTGGGCGGGCTGCGCGTCTTCCTGCGGAGCAACTTCTGGAGCAACAGGATAGCGTTCCACGAGACCGACGGGGGATCCACCGCCCTGCGCCTTTTGGACGGGCTCTCCCGCTGGTCCGGCGGCCGTGACGCGTACATCGTCATCGCCCTCGACGGGGAGACCTTCGGACATCACAGGAAGGGAGCCGTCGAGAGATTCCTCATACCGTTC of Candidatus Fermentibacter sp. contains these proteins:
- a CDS encoding SAM-dependent chlorinase/fluorinase produces the protein MIHNVFVLSDFGSRDTYCGQMKAALLGALGGEANLVDLTCCIPPGDIRGGAFDLMVSLPRLPRGSGVLAVVDPGVGTSRRAILAECGGCVTACPDNGLLSWVDTERAFSLPMPAHACSPTFHGRDIFAPALARALSDRGWMESLEAVDPATLVRFPKGSASARGGVLDVPIARVDGFGNCILWLTWEDLGGREPVALRNPRGSSFTLRPADTYGPARPGLLLLEGSCGLLEVALSGGSASFFTGLSEGDTVEVSFPG
- a CDS encoding SpoIIE family protein phosphatase, with product MEYLRLCLAAERRTFPGGLVELLRNDLGRARPPAWADGVELVDSPSDSDAVLLVFNGDPSDEIRRIFYEGFALSLPMAALSLGEPVSEDAIHAKLRSWKTFWIFGTPEEALRIISGQVAGWLSNVSRDGLPYPCGDSLLESFGHIDRGMVDTPSLDRALDVLRRRGFVCLSGSLGSGKTSMARLLLSISAGEGLNPIELISADLDVRKVESILTGPEDCAVFYDLDTLRRFTGIWSAYIWDVALSLMIRATEHRRRLVLASSSPKLEILFASYGDAHVNLPAPAGSRGWRLEQGHDEYDRLLSLDPVDAAEHVLISMFEPLVSENLFQHTLFDLWERLFLIHAGRFPSPDELAARYAGSDAARGVAPFRRVTIDGEHHFATSDATLMNAADDAIRTMISRGDPLVHSISEILLSSRESRVRKAGFSLAHFHPVFSADEKAVLIHAASREEDGDNLVDVLTVLLKDPSAVDGGIVSLCDRLSSSPDPGKRRSLAEAASMQWTRTDVRFRDILGRLVSDPEASVRASFMHGISIWGLADDPGGYFSTLVGDPSEEVRGELMAFIGSRFPRVGADEKEAVNGVLSSGNGRLSARLAWGLLNRAPEEFSEEFTDLLWILLGKLPSGGKGMVARQIGGRLRYFDGDVRRALVSNLEEKDQTAIVTCLLMNHSWLTREEDDRLWNIAKSRISGDHPFASLILRYFRVFDRERQIDLVETALGSEAYQGREALGQLMARQRWDLVEIAALSCRKLVGTGPAETRARLAWFVILNLDPLGADGRVFVDDLAADSSPLVRASLARAILRQGLGGEYAERILGALAGDPERSVRAVAGEALGRLSGRLGPVCSEALGKLLADDDSTVRARAVRGVVDAIHLPLAGMLSRLADASADPSPGVRREVVSLLEEHHQLLSEPDTAEIVSGLLKDPDEKIRMESARLVTSSPVLLASEPVRRRLPDLLLNRVSSGATIQEELSTAREIQKDLLPDHAPRLESYDVESFYSPAREIGGDYYDFFELPENNLGLAVGDVTGKGIPAALTMASLKGNLNAQVQNVYSISEIMRRVNDSISAGAEGSSLAGLFYGVLNLDSGLLTYVNAGHNPPVLVKREGQTKLLTEGGLLLGAVPGAEYEHGFMNLETADVLILYTDGITEAMDRDGEEFGLSRLVDVALRSRDLSSRQIVSRILDAVKRHSAGQPRADDQTLVVVRHR
- a CDS encoding ATP-binding protein, which produces MSPISLAVPSIETFLEPVQVFVEKVGLAAGVEEDELTSLSIAVLELVKNGMEHGNGMNADKQVRVDFEVLPGRLLVKVSDTGSWKPECDLGYQPGEGEKLFCDRGRGILIARNLARWVEFGLDEEGNTRVTLTWPLT
- a CDS encoding STAS domain-containing protein; the protein is MKIQEQIKDGVTILRVSGKLISGPELMELKTSFQNVVNQDRHNKVLLDLGGVSWMDSSGLGVIVSGHTTISRAGGEIKILNATKKIHELFIITKLITIFETFQDEAEAIRSFGGGAGA